The stretch of DNA ATTTGGAAAGCAATCCCCATATTGCGACCAAATTCGCCCACTAATTCAGCATCTTCTATAGAAGCACCTCCAACCAAAGCGCCCATTTTCATTGCTCCATAAAGCAAAATAGAAGTTTTTAGTTCGATCATTTTAGTGTATTCTGGTAGGCTGACACTTTCCTGTGTTTCAAAATTGACATCCATTTGTTGTCCTTCGCAAACACCAATGGCAACTTCATTAAAAATCGGCAAAATAATCGGCAATAAATCAGGGTTAACTTTACTTAAATGATGATAGGCATACACCAACATAACATCCCCCGAAAGAATAGCGGTATTGGTGTTGAATTTTTTGTGTACAGCAGGTTTTCCTCTACGTATTGGCGATTCATCCATGATGTCATCATGAACTAAGGAGAAGTTATGAAAGATTTCGACGGCATAAGCTACTGGCAATGCAGGGCTGACATCTTCTGAAAATAAACGGCAAGCCATTAGTGCCAATAAAGGGCGGATTTGCTTACCTCCCAAAGATAAAATGTAATCAATTGGTTCATAAAGCTCTTGTGGGCTATGACTCAAAAAATTATGATCTTGTTGATAACGGTTAAAGAGTTCACGTAGGTCCATTTTATTAGAAGTTAGATTTTGTTCTATAAAGAATAGTAGGGCTAAGAAACCATTTTTTACCTATAATTTGAAAAATTATTTAAAATATTTGAGCGTAGAATCCAGAAGGTGTTGATGAATTAGAGGGGTACCTGCAATGATTTCTCGACCATGAATGAAGTTATTTTCTCCCGAAAAATCGCTCACCACTCCACCTGCTTGTTGTACAATAAATGCGCCACCTGCTACATCCCAAGGCGATAGGCTATACTCAAAATAACCATCAAATCGTCCACAAGCTACATAAGCCAAATCTAGCGCAGCAGAGCCCAAACGGCGCAAGCCTCTAGTGCCTAACATCAGAGGTTTAATCATTTGAAGATAGGCATCCATTTGCTCAAAATCATAATAGGGGAAACCCGTAGCTAGTAAGGATTGGGCAATGCTATCAGTCGTGCTAACTCGTATTGCTCGTTGATTTAGAAATGCTTGGTCGCTGCCTTTCCAACTATAAAATGTTTCTTGGTTATTCACTTCATGGACAACGCCCAAAACCGTTTCATTTTGATATTGCAATGCAATACTGATGGCAAAAAAGGGGAGTTGGTGCAAAAAGTTGGTGGTGCCATCTAAAGGGTCGATAATCCATTGCCAGTCTTTCTTTTCATAAGCAACGGTCTCTTCCTCTGCCAAAAAAGCCGCTTCAGGCAAAAAAGCACTTAAGCCATCAATCAATTGTTGTTCTGCCGATTTATCGACATAACTGACCAAATGATTGAGTTGTTTGTGTTCAATATCTTGACGTTTGACTTTGCCAAGTTCTGCTTTTAAAAACTGTCCAACTTCTACCGTAAGCTGGCAAGTTTTTTGACAAATTAATTCTAAGTTCATCAGATAAAATTTAGGAATCGAAAGGTCTATAATGAGTAAACGCTAAAGTACGGGTACTTTAGCGTTTATTTTATTTTTTTTTATGTTGAGTTGCTTTTCAAACGGTAACATTCAAAGCTTCTGCCAATGTTTTTGCCAAGTCCTCATTGAGAGAACCATAGTGTGTTTCGTAGTCTTGTTGGCTTCTACGAACAACCTCTAGCGCCTCTTCTCTACCATAAGTATGTGTAATTTCAACTTCTTTGGTACTTTCTGGATTGTCTGGATCTTCTTTGTAAGTCAAGAAATAATGCTTGATGCGTTTGATCAATTTTTGAGGACAATCTTTGATGTCTTTAATGTCGCCATAAGTATGGTCGCCCTTTAACACAGCTACAATTTTGTCATCTGCTTCCCCTCCATCAATCATGCGAAAACCACCTACAACTACTGCATCCAATAACAAGTCGCCATGAGGCAATGCTCTATCCATCAAAACACAAATATCCAAAGGATCTTCGTCTCCTACAATACCAGTTCTACCTGTCTGTTGCATGCAGAATTCAGCCATAGCTTCAGCGGAATAGGTTTTAGGAATCAAACCATAAGGAACAGGAATGGTGTTAGAGAATTTATTGGGACGGTCAATCATTAGATAACCGCTTTCTTTACAAATTTCATATTTCATTTGATCGCCAGGAACTACCTCAATGTAGCAACGAACCACCTCAGGAGCACCTTCTCCTACATTAATACCATGCCAAGGATGTGCTTTGTAACGCTTGCCGAATTTATTCCAAATATCATGCAGTTTGTCGTTAGCCATAATTTTTAATAAAAGTTTAAAGTATATATGCTAGAAAATAAATGATTTGGACTATTAACCTAAAACGATTTAATAATCGGTACCAATTTGCAAAGTTACAACATTTGTTTTAGACTAGACCTAAAAGTTTATTCTTTTTTGTTTCTGTTTGATAATTTTTACCTAAATATTAGAAAACCAGTTATAGTACAATTATGCTGCTACATGGTTTTAACAGAGGAATGTAAATGATCAATTGTTCTTGATTAAATTTAACAAATCTTCAGCAGATAATTTAGAACTAGCATCTGTCCCTTCTAATAAAGAATCCGCTAAATCTCGCTTGTTTTCATGCAACTTGATAATTTTTTCTTCAATGGTATTTTCTGTGATTAATCGATAAACAGTCACAGGGCGTTTTTGTCCTATACGATGTGCTCTATCCGAAGCTTGATCTTCTACCGCAGGATTCCACCAAGGGTCCATATGGAGTACATAATCGGCAGCAGTGAGGTTAAGCCCCGTACCACCTGCTTTGAGACTAATCAAAAACAGCTCACCCTCACCATTTTGAAAGGCATCAATGCGTTCTTGGCGTTTCTTAGTTGGTGTTTGACCATCTAGGTATTGATAACTGATATTTTGACTTTTGATGTATTCTTCAATCAATTGAAGATGCCCTACAAATTGACTAAATACAAGCGCTTTATGCCCATTGGCAATCAATTCGGAAACAATTTCACCAAAAAGTCGCAGTTTGGAACTCTTTAACATAGAAGAAGGATCGACCAACTGAGGGTTGCAACAGGCACGGCGCAAGCGCATAATTTGGGCCAATACCTTTAGGTGTTTGGTTCCTGCTTGTTCTCCTGCTTCTTTTTCTAAGCTTTCAACAGCGTTCCTACGAAGTGCTTCATAAAATACTTGCTCTTCTTCCGATAAATTGACGCTGAGTACGATTTCCGTCTTTTCAGGCAATTCTTTAAGTACCTCTTTTTTGTGGCGGCGCAAGATAAATGGACGAATTAAGAGTTGTAATTGCTGTTGCGTTTCAATGTTTTTATCCTTTTCGATAGGAATAGCAAAACGGTCTCTAAAGTTTTTTAAAGAACCCAATAAGCCTGGGTTAATAAAACGGAACAAATTCCATAGTTCTCCCAAGTGATTTTCAATAGGGGTACCTGTGGTAATGATTTTAAAATTCCCATTGAGTTTCATGGCTGCCTGAGAGCGTTTTGCATTGCTATTTTTAATGGCTTGTGCTTCATCCAATACAATGGTCTCAAAAACTTTGCTAGCAAACAAATCACTTTCTGTCTGGAGCAAACCATAAGTTGTAATTAGGACATGCCCAGCTTGTGCTTCTGCGATACTTTGTTTTCGATCACTCTCACTAAATAAAATAGGAGTTAAGCTAGGGGCAAATTTATCAATTTCTTTGGTCCAGTTTCGACAGACCGATGCAGGTGCTACGACCAAACTCGGTCCTTTAGAACTACGTTCTAAAATAACAGTAAGTGCTTGAATCGTTTTTCCCAATCCCATATCATCTGCCAAACAAGCGCCTACTCCCCAAGCCGCTAATTTAGAAAGCCATTGAAATCCCTCTTTTTGATAGCTACGCAAGGTCGCATTGAGGTTGTTCGGCACTTCAAAAGCTTTGGGATCAATTGTTTTGAGGGCATTAATATGATTTTCCCATTCTTCATCAATGCTAATGTCCTGAATGTCTTCCGTCAATCCTTCAAAAGCAAAACTTGCTAATGGGTGAATTCTACCATCATCATCCGTAAATTTATAAATGCTATCTAGGCGTTGTTGTAAATCCTCACTCAATGCCAAAAATTGCCCATCATCCAATTCTATAAATTCAGATTGTTGCTCTTGCATCATATTGAGCAGTTGGCGCATGTCCAAAACCAAATTTTCATTCACTTGAATTTTGCCAGAAATACCAAACCAGTCGTTGTCTTTTTGGATCGATAGCTTTAAATTATCAAAACTGATTTGCTGTTTGATTTTTAATTGTTCTCCCTTGGGCCATTCAATAACGATTAAGTTAGCGATTTTAAAAGGCTCTAATTCGTGCAATAATTTGAGGCAGGTATGCGGACTTTCTAACTGCCAAAGATCATTCTCAGGAAAACTATCTCGGAGTATACTGCAAGAATTAATAAGATGGTTTAGGGATTGTAGCTCTTCTTCTAAATTGCGTTTGGTTTGTGTGCGGATTGCTTCAATTTTTGCAACAACACGAGCAGAGCCTTTGCCTGGTTTGAAATAAGGAGCAGAAACCTGAAAAGGTTTGACAAAAAACTCTATGTCAAAACCTTCCCCTACAGGTAATAAGTGGACATATAAGCGACTGTCCGATTCAACAAATGGAATTTCATCATTCTGAAATTCTAAGTCGGACTGTAGTGGCATAATAGTCGATAAACCAGCTAAAGTTCTTTCTAGTTGAGCTTTACCTTTAAAAGGAACATTTAGACTTTTGGCTCCTATTGCTTGAGCCAACTGTACTTGTTTTTCGCTAACCTGAATAAGCTGATAACGAGTTGGTGTTTCTTTTATGATGTAGCAGCCTTCGTGTTTGATGTCAATAGATGGGCTAATTGAGTAACCATCCTTGGTTTCTTTAACGACTAATTCAACTAGACCTTGACGCAGTTCACAAGCTACCTCTGGCGATTTGTAAAGAAATAACAAAGGATGGTCTATAAGCGCTTGAAAAGTTTTGGCAGGCGAATAAAAACCATAACCATTGTTGTTGTAAAAGCCAGAAGCTTTGGAAATGGTATTGATGACTCGCAAATCATGGGGCGTTGCTTCTAGTATTGCCCCCTCTGTCAATTTGTCCAAATTGGCATTGCGTCCTTTGGACCAACTTCCATTTTTATTGACTCGTTGAATTTTTGGCTGTATAATATCTTGTTCAAAATCAACCAGCCAAATCAATCGACTTTGTTGGTTGTTCTGAGTATTGATATTGTGACTGTGCAATGCTTCAAGAGCTTGTAGCGCAACTTCCCATTCTTCTTGGATACCAA from Aureispira anguillae encodes:
- a CDS encoding polyprenyl synthetase family protein, coding for MDLRELFNRYQQDHNFLSHSPQELYEPIDYILSLGGKQIRPLLALMACRLFSEDVSPALPVAYAVEIFHNFSLVHDDIMDESPIRRGKPAVHKKFNTNTAILSGDVMLVYAYHHLSKVNPDLLPIILPIFNEVAIGVCEGQQMDVNFETQESVSLPEYTKMIELKTSILLYGAMKMGALVGGASIEDAELVGEFGRNMGIAFQMQDDWLDTFGKQAKVGKRIGGDIVQNKKTALVIKALELADSATHDELKTLLSSTPPATEEAAKIERVTAIFMDLDIPNEMKKIMAEYHQKAVENLNQLTLSEASKAPLYGFLDLLIKREH
- a CDS encoding inorganic pyrophosphatase — its product is MANDKLHDIWNKFGKRYKAHPWHGINVGEGAPEVVRCYIEVVPGDQMKYEICKESGYLMIDRPNKFSNTIPVPYGLIPKTYSAEAMAEFCMQQTGRTGIVGDEDPLDICVLMDRALPHGDLLLDAVVVGGFRMIDGGEADDKIVAVLKGDHTYGDIKDIKDCPQKLIKRIKHYFLTYKEDPDNPESTKEVEITHTYGREEALEVVRRSQQDYETHYGSLNEDLAKTLAEALNVTV
- a CDS encoding inositol monophosphatase family protein, whose protein sequence is MNLELICQKTCQLTVEVGQFLKAELGKVKRQDIEHKQLNHLVSYVDKSAEQQLIDGLSAFLPEAAFLAEEETVAYEKKDWQWIIDPLDGTTNFLHQLPFFAISIALQYQNETVLGVVHEVNNQETFYSWKGSDQAFLNQRAIRVSTTDSIAQSLLATGFPYYDFEQMDAYLQMIKPLMLGTRGLRRLGSAALDLAYVACGRFDGYFEYSLSPWDVAGGAFIVQQAGGVVSDFSGENNFIHGREIIAGTPLIHQHLLDSTLKYFK
- a CDS encoding DEAD/DEAH box helicase, which translates into the protein MISKIKDLRTTYQSLNSPQKDLVKILTLIDNPEDKTKILQICAKAKLKANNKQTYNVISLGQALESLRQLHLVKKNLDQKYQIHPDVYHFTIQQVIADKRLTALRKGVTDIYPGLKTPYQAHRYPKQLTRDASFALYNNDYSTFQLAVKTLQKDSSFYLDALYKKLFIERLGIENISKLSPEFQFEFYKSQLGEMIIALKDVNEPLNNIQQIGTSLQRKDLDLINYHVSIHALLKGDWQTIRKLWDGKDSIDALKFKGWLYFAQGYNIKALNRYEKALKDYRKKEKSLKAYFSDYHGVIFILALLKDHNTKHIPEIKTYFKEVFAHTISNVYLYLGSIVDHLQQNPNRAQELFEQEHLYYNLHGLLYLYAQYWTQCFAPNWESYALTLQHKSIKNGYYWVAYNVAVLMQEISTNRKDFYATKTEELQEIIGHIPSLLDVIGIQEEWEVALQALEALHSHNINTQNNQQSRLIWLVDFEQDIIQPKIQRVNKNGSWSKGRNANLDKLTEGAILEATPHDLRVINTISKASGFYNNNGYGFYSPAKTFQALIDHPLLFLYKSPEVACELRQGLVELVVKETKDGYSISPSIDIKHEGCYIIKETPTRYQLIQVSEKQVQLAQAIGAKSLNVPFKGKAQLERTLAGLSTIMPLQSDLEFQNDEIPFVESDSRLYVHLLPVGEGFDIEFFVKPFQVSAPYFKPGKGSARVVAKIEAIRTQTKRNLEEELQSLNHLINSCSILRDSFPENDLWQLESPHTCLKLLHELEPFKIANLIVIEWPKGEQLKIKQQISFDNLKLSIQKDNDWFGISGKIQVNENLVLDMRQLLNMMQEQQSEFIELDDGQFLALSEDLQQRLDSIYKFTDDDGRIHPLASFAFEGLTEDIQDISIDEEWENHINALKTIDPKAFEVPNNLNATLRSYQKEGFQWLSKLAAWGVGACLADDMGLGKTIQALTVILERSSKGPSLVVAPASVCRNWTKEIDKFAPSLTPILFSESDRKQSIAEAQAGHVLITTYGLLQTESDLFASKVFETIVLDEAQAIKNSNAKRSQAAMKLNGNFKIITTGTPIENHLGELWNLFRFINPGLLGSLKNFRDRFAIPIEKDKNIETQQQLQLLIRPFILRRHKKEVLKELPEKTEIVLSVNLSEEEQVFYEALRRNAVESLEKEAGEQAGTKHLKVLAQIMRLRRACCNPQLVDPSSMLKSSKLRLFGEIVSELIANGHKALVFSQFVGHLQLIEEYIKSQNISYQYLDGQTPTKKRQERIDAFQNGEGELFLISLKAGGTGLNLTAADYVLHMDPWWNPAVEDQASDRAHRIGQKRPVTVYRLITENTIEEKIIKLHENKRDLADSLLEGTDASSKLSAEDLLNLIKNN